A window of the Zootoca vivipara chromosome 14, rZooViv1.1, whole genome shotgun sequence genome harbors these coding sequences:
- the GABPB1 gene encoding GA-binding protein subunit beta-1 isoform X3, which yields MSLVDLGKKLLEAARAGQDDEVRILMANGAPFTTDWLGTSPLHLAAQYGHYSTTEVLLRAGVSRDARTKVDRTPLHMAASEGHASIVEVLLKHGADVNAKDMLKMTALHWATEHNHQEVVELLVKYGADVHTQSKFCKTAFDIAVDNGFEDLAEILQIAMQNQINTNPESPDTVTIHAATPQFIIGPGGVVNLTGLVSSANTSYTSDDTGVSAVQFGNSSTSVLATLAALAEASAPLSNSSETPVVATEEVVTAESVDGAIQQVVSSGGQQVITIVTDGIQLGNLHSIPTSGMGQPIIVTMPDGQQVLTVPATDIAEETVISEEPPVKRQCIEIVENRVESAEIEERETLQKQLDEANREAQKYRQQLLKKEQEAEAYRQKLEAMTRLQTNKEAV from the exons ATGTCCCTGGTAGATTTGGGAAAGAAGCTTTTAGAAGCTGCACGAGCAGGACAAGATGACGAAGTTCGCATTTTGATGGCCAATGGTGCACCTTTTACTACAGACTGG TTGGGAACATCTCCTCTTCATCTAGCAGCACAATATGGGCACTATTCCACCACTGAAGTGTTGCTTCGAGCTGGTGTAAGTCGGGATGCCAGGACCAAAGTGGACAGAACTCCATTACATATGGCAGCTTCTGAAGGCCATGCAAGCATAGTAGAAGTGTTACTTAAG cATGGCGCTGACGTAAATGCAAAGGACATGCTGAAGATGACTGCTCTTCATTGGGCTACAGAACACAACCACCAAGAAGTAGTGGAACTCTTAGTAAAATATGGAGCAGACGTCCATACGCAAAGTAAATTTTGCAAAACGGCATTTGACATCGCTGTGGACAATGGGTTTGAAGACCTGGCAGAAATATTACAG ATTGCAATGCAGAACCAAATCAACACAAACCCAGAAAGTCCCGACACGGTGACGATacatgcagcaacgcctcagttCATCATTGGACCTGGCGGGGTAGTGAACCTAACAGGTCTGGTATCTTCTGCAAATACATCATATACATCAG ATGATACAGGAGTGTCTGCTGTCCAGTTCGGTAATTCCTCAACTTCAGTACTAGCAACTTTGGCTGCCTTAGCAGAAGCTTCAGCTCCATTGTCCAACTCTTCAGAAACGCCAG TTGTGGCTACAGAAGAAGTAGTGACTGCAGAATCTGTGGATGGTGCAATTCAGCAAGTTGTCAGTTCCGGAGGTCAACAGGTTATTACCATAGTGACTGATGGGATTCAGCTTGGAAACCTCCATTCCATTCCAACTAGTGGAATGGGTCAGCCCATTATTGTGACCATGCCAGATGGGCAACAAG TCCTTACAGTACCAGCAACTGACATTGCTGAAGAAACGGTGATCAGTGAAGAGCCTCCAGTCAAGAGACAGTGTATTGAGATAGTCGAAAATCGGGTGGAGTCTGCAGAAATAGAA gAAAGAGAAACTTTACAGAAGCAGCTGGATGAGGCAAATCGAGAAGCGCAGAAGTACCGCCAGCAGCTTCTGAAGAAAGAGCAGGAGGCAGAAGCCTATAGGCAGAAGTTGGAGGCAATGACCCGCCTCCAGACTAACAAAGAAGCTGTCTGA
- the GABPB1 gene encoding GA-binding protein subunit beta-1 isoform X2, whose amino-acid sequence MSLVDLGKKLLEAARAGQDDEVRILMANGAPFTTDWLGTSPLHLAAQYGHYSTTEVLLRAGVSRDARTKVDRTPLHMAASEGHASIVEVLLKHGADVNAKDMLKMTALHWATEHNHQEVVELLVKYGADVHTQSKFCKTAFDIAVDNGFEDLAEILQIAMQNQINTNPESPDTVTIHAATPQFIIGPGGVVNLTDDTGVSAVQFGNSSTSVLATLAALAEASAPLSNSSETPVVATEEVVTAESVDGAIQQVVSSGGQQVITIVTDGIQLGNLHSIPTSGMGQPIIVTMPDGQQVLTVPATDIAEETVISEEPPVKRQCIEIVENRVESAEIEEELLSKNKWAELLESKRPLSNQKNRLTNSYQERETLQKQLDEANREAQKYRQQLLKKEQEAEAYRQKLEAMTRLQTNKEAV is encoded by the exons ATGTCCCTGGTAGATTTGGGAAAGAAGCTTTTAGAAGCTGCACGAGCAGGACAAGATGACGAAGTTCGCATTTTGATGGCCAATGGTGCACCTTTTACTACAGACTGG TTGGGAACATCTCCTCTTCATCTAGCAGCACAATATGGGCACTATTCCACCACTGAAGTGTTGCTTCGAGCTGGTGTAAGTCGGGATGCCAGGACCAAAGTGGACAGAACTCCATTACATATGGCAGCTTCTGAAGGCCATGCAAGCATAGTAGAAGTGTTACTTAAG cATGGCGCTGACGTAAATGCAAAGGACATGCTGAAGATGACTGCTCTTCATTGGGCTACAGAACACAACCACCAAGAAGTAGTGGAACTCTTAGTAAAATATGGAGCAGACGTCCATACGCAAAGTAAATTTTGCAAAACGGCATTTGACATCGCTGTGGACAATGGGTTTGAAGACCTGGCAGAAATATTACAG ATTGCAATGCAGAACCAAATCAACACAAACCCAGAAAGTCCCGACACGGTGACGATacatgcagcaacgcctcagttCATCATTGGACCTGGCGGGGTAGTGAACCTAACAG ATGATACAGGAGTGTCTGCTGTCCAGTTCGGTAATTCCTCAACTTCAGTACTAGCAACTTTGGCTGCCTTAGCAGAAGCTTCAGCTCCATTGTCCAACTCTTCAGAAACGCCAG TTGTGGCTACAGAAGAAGTAGTGACTGCAGAATCTGTGGATGGTGCAATTCAGCAAGTTGTCAGTTCCGGAGGTCAACAGGTTATTACCATAGTGACTGATGGGATTCAGCTTGGAAACCTCCATTCCATTCCAACTAGTGGAATGGGTCAGCCCATTATTGTGACCATGCCAGATGGGCAACAAG TCCTTACAGTACCAGCAACTGACATTGCTGAAGAAACGGTGATCAGTGAAGAGCCTCCAGTCAAGAGACAGTGTATTGAGATAGTCGAAAATCGGGTGGAGTCTGCAGAAATAGAA GAGGAACTTCTAAGCAAGAACAAATGGGCAGAATTGTTGGAGAGCAAGAGACCCCTGAGCAATCAGAAGAATAGACTGACCAACAGTTACCAG gAAAGAGAAACTTTACAGAAGCAGCTGGATGAGGCAAATCGAGAAGCGCAGAAGTACCGCCAGCAGCTTCTGAAGAAAGAGCAGGAGGCAGAAGCCTATAGGCAGAAGTTGGAGGCAATGACCCGCCTCCAGACTAACAAAGAAGCTGTCTGA
- the GABPB1 gene encoding GA-binding protein subunit beta-1 isoform X4 yields the protein MSLVDLGKKLLEAARAGQDDEVRILMANGAPFTTDWLGTSPLHLAAQYGHYSTTEVLLRAGVSRDARTKVDRTPLHMAASEGHASIVEVLLKHGADVNAKDMLKMTALHWATEHNHQEVVELLVKYGADVHTQSKFCKTAFDIAVDNGFEDLAEILQIAMQNQINTNPESPDTVTIHAATPQFIIGPGGVVNLTDDTGVSAVQFGNSSTSVLATLAALAEASAPLSNSSETPVVATEEVVTAESVDGAIQQVVSSGGQQVITIVTDGIQLGNLHSIPTSGMGQPIIVTMPDGQQVLTVPATDIAEETVISEEPPVKRQCIEIVENRVESAEIEERETLQKQLDEANREAQKYRQQLLKKEQEAEAYRQKLEAMTRLQTNKEAV from the exons ATGTCCCTGGTAGATTTGGGAAAGAAGCTTTTAGAAGCTGCACGAGCAGGACAAGATGACGAAGTTCGCATTTTGATGGCCAATGGTGCACCTTTTACTACAGACTGG TTGGGAACATCTCCTCTTCATCTAGCAGCACAATATGGGCACTATTCCACCACTGAAGTGTTGCTTCGAGCTGGTGTAAGTCGGGATGCCAGGACCAAAGTGGACAGAACTCCATTACATATGGCAGCTTCTGAAGGCCATGCAAGCATAGTAGAAGTGTTACTTAAG cATGGCGCTGACGTAAATGCAAAGGACATGCTGAAGATGACTGCTCTTCATTGGGCTACAGAACACAACCACCAAGAAGTAGTGGAACTCTTAGTAAAATATGGAGCAGACGTCCATACGCAAAGTAAATTTTGCAAAACGGCATTTGACATCGCTGTGGACAATGGGTTTGAAGACCTGGCAGAAATATTACAG ATTGCAATGCAGAACCAAATCAACACAAACCCAGAAAGTCCCGACACGGTGACGATacatgcagcaacgcctcagttCATCATTGGACCTGGCGGGGTAGTGAACCTAACAG ATGATACAGGAGTGTCTGCTGTCCAGTTCGGTAATTCCTCAACTTCAGTACTAGCAACTTTGGCTGCCTTAGCAGAAGCTTCAGCTCCATTGTCCAACTCTTCAGAAACGCCAG TTGTGGCTACAGAAGAAGTAGTGACTGCAGAATCTGTGGATGGTGCAATTCAGCAAGTTGTCAGTTCCGGAGGTCAACAGGTTATTACCATAGTGACTGATGGGATTCAGCTTGGAAACCTCCATTCCATTCCAACTAGTGGAATGGGTCAGCCCATTATTGTGACCATGCCAGATGGGCAACAAG TCCTTACAGTACCAGCAACTGACATTGCTGAAGAAACGGTGATCAGTGAAGAGCCTCCAGTCAAGAGACAGTGTATTGAGATAGTCGAAAATCGGGTGGAGTCTGCAGAAATAGAA gAAAGAGAAACTTTACAGAAGCAGCTGGATGAGGCAAATCGAGAAGCGCAGAAGTACCGCCAGCAGCTTCTGAAGAAAGAGCAGGAGGCAGAAGCCTATAGGCAGAAGTTGGAGGCAATGACCCGCCTCCAGACTAACAAAGAAGCTGTCTGA
- the GABPB1 gene encoding GA-binding protein subunit beta-1 isoform X1, whose protein sequence is MSLVDLGKKLLEAARAGQDDEVRILMANGAPFTTDWLGTSPLHLAAQYGHYSTTEVLLRAGVSRDARTKVDRTPLHMAASEGHASIVEVLLKHGADVNAKDMLKMTALHWATEHNHQEVVELLVKYGADVHTQSKFCKTAFDIAVDNGFEDLAEILQIAMQNQINTNPESPDTVTIHAATPQFIIGPGGVVNLTGLVSSANTSYTSDDTGVSAVQFGNSSTSVLATLAALAEASAPLSNSSETPVVATEEVVTAESVDGAIQQVVSSGGQQVITIVTDGIQLGNLHSIPTSGMGQPIIVTMPDGQQVLTVPATDIAEETVISEEPPVKRQCIEIVENRVESAEIEEELLSKNKWAELLESKRPLSNQKNRLTNSYQERETLQKQLDEANREAQKYRQQLLKKEQEAEAYRQKLEAMTRLQTNKEAV, encoded by the exons ATGTCCCTGGTAGATTTGGGAAAGAAGCTTTTAGAAGCTGCACGAGCAGGACAAGATGACGAAGTTCGCATTTTGATGGCCAATGGTGCACCTTTTACTACAGACTGG TTGGGAACATCTCCTCTTCATCTAGCAGCACAATATGGGCACTATTCCACCACTGAAGTGTTGCTTCGAGCTGGTGTAAGTCGGGATGCCAGGACCAAAGTGGACAGAACTCCATTACATATGGCAGCTTCTGAAGGCCATGCAAGCATAGTAGAAGTGTTACTTAAG cATGGCGCTGACGTAAATGCAAAGGACATGCTGAAGATGACTGCTCTTCATTGGGCTACAGAACACAACCACCAAGAAGTAGTGGAACTCTTAGTAAAATATGGAGCAGACGTCCATACGCAAAGTAAATTTTGCAAAACGGCATTTGACATCGCTGTGGACAATGGGTTTGAAGACCTGGCAGAAATATTACAG ATTGCAATGCAGAACCAAATCAACACAAACCCAGAAAGTCCCGACACGGTGACGATacatgcagcaacgcctcagttCATCATTGGACCTGGCGGGGTAGTGAACCTAACAGGTCTGGTATCTTCTGCAAATACATCATATACATCAG ATGATACAGGAGTGTCTGCTGTCCAGTTCGGTAATTCCTCAACTTCAGTACTAGCAACTTTGGCTGCCTTAGCAGAAGCTTCAGCTCCATTGTCCAACTCTTCAGAAACGCCAG TTGTGGCTACAGAAGAAGTAGTGACTGCAGAATCTGTGGATGGTGCAATTCAGCAAGTTGTCAGTTCCGGAGGTCAACAGGTTATTACCATAGTGACTGATGGGATTCAGCTTGGAAACCTCCATTCCATTCCAACTAGTGGAATGGGTCAGCCCATTATTGTGACCATGCCAGATGGGCAACAAG TCCTTACAGTACCAGCAACTGACATTGCTGAAGAAACGGTGATCAGTGAAGAGCCTCCAGTCAAGAGACAGTGTATTGAGATAGTCGAAAATCGGGTGGAGTCTGCAGAAATAGAA GAGGAACTTCTAAGCAAGAACAAATGGGCAGAATTGTTGGAGAGCAAGAGACCCCTGAGCAATCAGAAGAATAGACTGACCAACAGTTACCAG gAAAGAGAAACTTTACAGAAGCAGCTGGATGAGGCAAATCGAGAAGCGCAGAAGTACCGCCAGCAGCTTCTGAAGAAAGAGCAGGAGGCAGAAGCCTATAGGCAGAAGTTGGAGGCAATGACCCGCCTCCAGACTAACAAAGAAGCTGTCTGA